A stretch of the Chloroflexota bacterium genome encodes the following:
- a CDS encoding LacI family DNA-binding transcriptional regulator has protein sequence MATDIRGIAKHLGLSVSTVSKALNGYDSVSETTRKRIIQVAHKYNYYPSRAARSLRSNKTEKIGLVLYTHTPLSNRSSEYYFEVIRGAATAAESQGYNLILYLTVGNQLDRLMNVCRSHEVDCLILMLGTGDLDSPVNLLKKEKIPFIVLNKHPKHANVAYVVSDHVKGAYDAVEHLIKLGHQRIAYIGREDDPETSGDRFAGYCQALQGHGIPLDNSLVAYGSSQAMSASRAMKELLERSLHPTGVFTYSDGMAIEALHAISECGLVVPNDISLIGFDDLRASSVALPPLTTVRQHLTELGRQAIEALLQQLEDKPQLPIQRTIPVELIVRQSTASPPPS, from the coding sequence ATGGCGACTGATATTAGAGGCATTGCCAAACATCTTGGGCTGTCCGTTTCGACGGTATCAAAAGCACTTAACGGCTACGATAGCGTGTCTGAAACGACACGTAAGCGGATTATCCAAGTTGCGCACAAATACAACTATTACCCGAGTCGTGCCGCGCGTAGTCTGCGGAGTAACAAAACTGAAAAAATTGGGCTCGTTTTGTATACACATACCCCGCTTTCCAATCGGTCGAGTGAATACTACTTTGAAGTCATTCGCGGCGCGGCAACCGCTGCGGAGAGTCAGGGCTATAACTTGATCCTCTACCTCACCGTGGGTAATCAGTTAGACCGCTTGATGAATGTCTGCCGCTCTCATGAAGTGGATTGTCTAATTCTAATGCTTGGCACCGGGGATTTGGATAGTCCAGTGAATTTGTTGAAAAAAGAAAAAATCCCCTTCATCGTCCTGAACAAGCATCCCAAACATGCGAATGTTGCATACGTTGTCTCCGACCATGTAAAAGGTGCGTATGATGCAGTAGAACATCTTATCAAATTGGGTCATCAACGGATTGCCTATATCGGGCGCGAGGATGACCCCGAAACCAGTGGTGACCGATTTGCCGGGTATTGCCAAGCCCTTCAAGGGCATGGCATCCCGCTTGATAATTCCCTGGTGGCATATGGTTCCTCTCAAGCGATGAGTGCATCTCGTGCGATGAAGGAACTATTAGAGCGATCACTTCATCCCACCGGTGTTTTTACATACAGCGATGGAATGGCAATCGAAGCGCTCCATGCCATTTCTGAATGTGGTCTAGTTGTTCCAAACGATATTTCATTGATTGGGTTCGATGATCTTCGCGCCTCATCGGTAGCCCTTCCACCATTGACTACCGTGCGCCAGCATCTCACCGAATTAGGGCGCCAAGCCATTGAAGCGCTCTTGCAACAATTAGAAGACAAACCTCAATTGCCCATTCAACGTACGATTCCAGTGGAATTGATTGTGCGACAATCCACTGCCAGCCCTCCTCCGTCATGA
- a CDS encoding CehA/McbA family metallohydrolase has translation MRNRLRILVVSAWLWAICFIGFFLVLFVSPVWAADTGWVSPAVAVNTTFANATRAFADDTNYAARAGTNTTQRYRGYAFALPSDATITGIEVRADAWRSAGTCPASLDLSLSWDNDVTYTAIKSTGTLGTSDPQGALILGNATDTWGRAWTPTEISTTTLVIRVRTQGLVTGCTISLDWIPIRVYYTQAGPTSTPSQTPTATNTATSTSTSTRTSTATATPTSASTATRTPTATATRTGTSTSTRTPTNTPTVTRTATNTATRTSTRTRTPTRTRTPTSTPTLTLTPTTTATPTATATAVNLLITQVLYDGTMSDEGDEFIEIYNPTTATVDLGVYKIGDEETRDGSEGMYQFPSSTLFAPGKLFLIAKNAAQFRARFGFDPDFELATTGAFTDTLAVPNLAKYSAWANGSIALSNSGDEVVLLGPGDQIVDAVAWENGNFAAVGLAGDANASAPKSLQRYGAQDRNHMTFDFLRDAPNPGTRVIPPAPPAPMPGRALSNGMFAYWGDLHSHSTASDGSGPPQMAFDTARAHGLHFFGLTDHDSWLTAEEWNEMTNAANAVTVDGAFVGLRGFEYTGSKGHVNVFNSATWVSRDDPNYDTLEKFFAWLGGQPNLVAQLNHPNWKYGGDFDDLAYNASAADAIALLEVGNNAHGQYSTFEAPFITGLTKRWRVAPSNNSDHHDLNWGNDSAHRIGIVAPALTRANVLDALRARRVFATEDANLALTLQSNGAWMGSTIRAIPILSFTITVSDPDAEPTRLDLYDNGRLIQTHALGTAATWTVLVDGGSSHYYFVRATQADGNTAYTAPIWTDDTPIPTPTASASPAPKKSDLGRLSIAETHAVAPEMNVELQGCVTVPPGVFSARYIYIQDDTGGVRIYLPSRVGEFPALALHDAVGVRGTTAGITTERSVEIGDPRAIQAIGTCPPVKPMQYLTGEITKAVEGSLVIVRGGVVSAQALESVLDDGSGEVLIYIDTTTPMRFPRLPRGQVVRVIGVVSRAHRMPAIVPRFASDLDLGPTPTPTRTRVATQRPTATRATSANPATPRPTTTPRDTATRTPTPRRVSGALNDSVEPPDTLDARAAAVVGGSATAVASFAFFAIGAWLLVRRVRE, from the coding sequence ATGCGAAACCGCCTCCGAATTTTGGTCGTCAGCGCGTGGCTGTGGGCAATTTGCTTCATCGGTTTTTTCCTCGTTCTGTTTGTCTCCCCCGTTTGGGCGGCGGACACCGGCTGGGTGTCGCCTGCGGTCGCGGTCAATACCACGTTTGCCAACGCAACGAGAGCATTCGCAGATGATACGAACTACGCCGCGCGCGCCGGCACCAATACCACGCAACGTTATCGTGGTTACGCGTTCGCGTTACCCTCCGACGCGACAATCACTGGGATTGAGGTACGCGCGGACGCGTGGCGTTCTGCCGGAACGTGCCCGGCATCACTCGACCTCTCACTCAGTTGGGATAACGACGTGACCTATACCGCGATCAAGAGCACTGGCACGCTTGGCACGAGCGATCCGCAAGGCGCGTTGATCCTGGGAAACGCGACCGACACCTGGGGACGCGCATGGACGCCAACCGAAATTTCTACGACCACACTTGTCATTAGAGTTCGAACCCAGGGGCTCGTAACCGGCTGTACGATTTCGCTCGATTGGATTCCCATTCGCGTGTACTATACTCAAGCCGGACCAACATCAACACCATCGCAGACACCAACCGCGACAAACACCGCAACCAGCACGTCCACTTCCACGCGCACTTCGACCGCAACCGCCACTCCAACCAGCGCGTCCACCGCCACGCGCACTCCAACTGCAACCGCTACTAGAACTGGAACGTCCACATCCACACGCACTCCAACCAACACGCCCACTGTAACGCGCACCGCGACCAACACGGCAACGCGCACCTCGACGCGCACCCGCACTCCAACGCGCACGCGCACGCCGACGAGTACGCCGACGCTCACACTCACGCCGACAACAACCGCGACGCCCACGGCAACCGCGACGGCGGTGAATCTCCTCATCACTCAAGTGTTGTACGACGGCACGATGAGCGACGAAGGCGACGAATTTATCGAAATCTACAATCCCACGACCGCGACCGTTGACTTGGGCGTTTATAAAATCGGCGACGAGGAAACGCGCGACGGCAGTGAAGGTATGTATCAGTTTCCAAGTAGCACGCTCTTCGCGCCGGGCAAGTTGTTCCTCATCGCCAAGAACGCGGCGCAGTTTCGCGCGCGCTTTGGCTTCGATCCCGATTTCGAACTCGCCACGACCGGCGCGTTCACCGATACGCTCGCCGTGCCGAACCTCGCCAAGTACAGCGCGTGGGCGAACGGTTCAATCGCGCTTTCGAACTCGGGTGACGAAGTGGTGTTGCTCGGACCGGGTGATCAAATCGTGGATGCCGTCGCGTGGGAGAATGGAAATTTTGCGGCGGTCGGTCTCGCGGGCGATGCCAACGCGTCCGCGCCCAAATCGTTGCAACGCTACGGCGCGCAAGACCGCAACCACATGACGTTCGATTTTCTGCGCGACGCGCCCAACCCAGGAACGCGCGTCATACCGCCTGCGCCGCCCGCGCCGATGCCTGGACGCGCGTTGTCGAATGGCATGTTCGCCTACTGGGGCGATTTGCATTCACACTCAACCGCGAGCGACGGCAGTGGTCCGCCGCAGATGGCGTTCGACACGGCACGCGCACATGGTTTGCACTTTTTCGGTCTGACCGATCACGATAGTTGGCTTACGGCGGAAGAGTGGAACGAAATGACAAATGCCGCGAATGCGGTGACGGTGGACGGCGCGTTCGTCGGGTTACGCGGTTTCGAGTACACCGGTTCCAAGGGACACGTCAACGTGTTCAATAGCGCGACCTGGGTTTCGCGCGACGATCCGAATTACGATACGCTCGAAAAATTTTTCGCGTGGCTCGGCGGACAACCGAATCTCGTCGCGCAGTTGAATCATCCCAACTGGAAATACGGCGGCGATTTCGACGACCTCGCGTACAACGCGAGCGCCGCCGATGCCATCGCGCTGCTCGAAGTCGGCAACAACGCGCACGGACAGTACTCGACGTTTGAAGCGCCCTTCATCACCGGTTTGACCAAGCGTTGGCGCGTCGCGCCCTCGAACAACTCCGATCATCACGATTTGAACTGGGGCAACGACTCGGCGCATCGCATCGGCATCGTCGCGCCGGCGCTCACGCGCGCGAACGTGCTCGACGCATTGCGCGCGCGCCGCGTGTTCGCGACCGAGGACGCGAACCTCGCGCTCACACTGCAAAGCAATGGCGCGTGGATGGGTTCAACGATCCGCGCGATCCCGATCCTTTCGTTTACGATCACCGTCAGCGATCCCGATGCCGAGCCGACGCGACTGGATTTGTACGACAACGGTCGTCTCATTCAAACGCACGCATTGGGCACGGCGGCGACATGGACTGTTTTGGTTGACGGCGGGTCGTCGCATTATTATTTCGTTCGTGCGACTCAAGCGGACGGCAACACCGCGTACACCGCGCCGATTTGGACGGACGACACACCAATTCCAACGCCGACCGCGTCCGCGTCGCCCGCGCCAAAGAAGAGCGACCTGGGTCGCCTCTCGATTGCCGAGACGCACGCGGTCGCGCCGGAGATGAACGTCGAGTTGCAAGGATGCGTCACCGTTCCGCCGGGAGTTTTTTCGGCGCGCTACATTTACATCCAGGATGATACGGGTGGTGTGCGAATCTATCTGCCGTCGCGCGTCGGCGAATTTCCCGCGCTCGCCTTGCATGACGCGGTGGGCGTGCGCGGCACGACAGCCGGCATCACGACGGAACGCTCGGTCGAAATCGGCGACCCGCGCGCGATTCAAGCAATTGGCACGTGCCCGCCGGTCAAACCGATGCAGTACCTCACCGGCGAAATTACGAAAGCGGTCGAGGGGTCGCTCGTGATCGTACGCGGAGGCGTCGTCAGCGCGCAAGCGTTGGAGAGCGTGCTCGACGATGGCAGTGGCGAGGTATTGATTTACATTGACACGACGACACCAATGCGTTTCCCGCGTTTGCCGCGTGGACAGGTCGTGCGCGTGATCGGCGTGGTCAGTCGCGCGCATCGAATGCCCGCGATCGTTCCGCGTTTTGCGAGCGATCTCGATCTGGGTCCCACGCCGACGCCCACGCGCACGCGGGTCGCGACGCAACGCCCCACCGCAACGCGCGCTACCTCAGCGAACCCTGCGACCCCGCGACCCACTACGACGCCGCGTGATACTGCCACGCGCACACCCACGCCGCGCCGGGTGAGCGGCGCGCTGAACGATTCCGTCGAGCCGCCCGACACGCTCGATGCGCGCGCCGCGGCGGTGGTCGGTGGTTCTGCGACTGCCGTCGCGAGTTTCGCCTTTTTCGCGATAGGCGCGTGGTTGTTGGTTCGGCGAGTGCGCGAATAA
- a CDS encoding response regulator transcription factor: protein MTTLLLVDDEKNIIELERLYLEKEGYAIETAHDGKVALDKFRAIKPALIVLDLMLPGMDGWEVCRRIRQESDVPIIMLTARDQDVDKIVGLELGADDYLTKPFNPRELVARVKAILRRYAPTPKTQRLTVGDVTLDMDRREVTVGKKPVVLRTKEFDLLAVLMQNPGIVLTRERLLEIAWGYDFAGETRTVDVHVAHLRKKLATAKTQIETFSGVGYKLVG, encoded by the coding sequence ATGACCACCCTACTGTTGGTAGACGACGAAAAAAATATCATCGAACTCGAACGCTTGTACCTGGAAAAAGAAGGGTACGCCATCGAGACCGCGCACGATGGCAAGGTCGCACTCGACAAATTTCGCGCGATCAAACCCGCCCTCATCGTTCTCGATTTGATGTTGCCAGGCATGGATGGCTGGGAAGTCTGCCGGCGCATTCGTCAAGAGAGTGACGTGCCGATCATCATGCTCACCGCGCGCGATCAAGACGTGGACAAGATCGTCGGCTTGGAACTGGGTGCGGACGATTATTTGACCAAGCCGTTCAACCCGCGCGAACTCGTCGCGCGCGTCAAGGCGATCCTCCGCCGCTACGCGCCGACGCCGAAAACGCAACGCCTGACGGTTGGCGATGTAACCTTGGATATGGATCGCCGCGAAGTGACGGTCGGCAAAAAGCCGGTCGTCCTCCGCACGAAAGAATTCGATTTGCTCGCGGTCTTGATGCAAAATCCCGGCATCGTCCTCACGCGCGAACGCCTGCTCGAAATCGCGTGGGGCTATGATTTCGCCGGCGAAACGCGCACCGTGGATGTTCACGTCGCGCACCTCCGCAAAAAGCTCGCTACCGCGAAAACCCAGATCGAAACGTTCAGCGGGGTTGGCTACAAACTAGTCGGATAG
- a CDS encoding extracellular solute-binding protein codes for MFQLTRILLVIGLLAIIAVACAPASPTAPPPSAKATDKPVATGATQVPAQPTAAPATKSSAGDVKLTVWFMGADLPEQKEFSKITAQKFKEVTGITVVAETISWGDAIKKITTAVAAGEGPDVTMLGSGDVASFYQNLVDLTDEFGKTLPPTSAFVEGAFDGNTYNKHTYAIPYMAQMRSQAYRKDLWSEAGLPNGPTTWAELREGALKIKKAHPELDSTLGMRGQGVEQYAVSMMWQNCSDMISEDGKKATFNHPNSVEAIQYFAEMVAKDGTFGLKNSEWAIADVGARFWDGKLGWTWISNTWVQYGKPDQITAMQPKVGYIPPPIGNKGCQLMFSPINGAGIFKWTRQPAAAKQWLAFLLQPEMQALYYKLLGHLPVVTSAYDLPDVKAGGATKWLPFAKYGKPYTLHPATSEVALLLGKIIPSIYASVIDKNYNDTTVQKILDDLNKKAQESIDKNPPPPGFSNPWPKPVK; via the coding sequence ATGTTCCAACTCACCCGAATTCTACTGGTAATTGGATTGTTAGCCATCATTGCAGTGGCTTGCGCCCCGGCAAGCCCAACCGCGCCACCCCCGTCGGCGAAAGCGACCGACAAGCCGGTGGCGACCGGGGCAACGCAAGTTCCGGCACAACCCACCGCTGCACCCGCCACCAAGTCATCTGCCGGAGATGTTAAATTGACGGTGTGGTTCATGGGCGCGGATTTACCGGAACAGAAAGAGTTCAGTAAAATCACTGCCCAAAAATTCAAGGAAGTCACAGGCATCACCGTCGTCGCTGAAACGATCAGTTGGGGCGACGCGATCAAGAAAATCACGACGGCAGTTGCCGCGGGTGAAGGTCCCGATGTGACCATGCTCGGTAGCGGCGACGTCGCGTCCTTCTACCAAAACCTAGTGGATCTCACCGATGAGTTTGGCAAGACACTCCCGCCAACATCTGCATTCGTCGAGGGTGCATTTGACGGAAACACCTACAACAAGCACACCTATGCGATACCGTACATGGCGCAGATGCGTTCTCAAGCGTATCGCAAAGATCTCTGGAGTGAAGCCGGTCTTCCCAATGGTCCCACCACATGGGCGGAATTGCGCGAAGGCGCACTCAAAATCAAAAAGGCGCATCCCGAACTCGATTCGACCTTGGGCATGCGGGGTCAAGGCGTCGAGCAATATGCCGTTTCCATGATGTGGCAAAACTGCAGCGACATGATTTCGGAAGATGGAAAAAAGGCAACGTTCAATCATCCGAACAGTGTCGAAGCCATCCAGTACTTTGCCGAGATGGTCGCGAAAGATGGGACGTTTGGGCTGAAGAATTCCGAATGGGCGATTGCGGATGTGGGCGCGCGCTTTTGGGATGGTAAACTTGGCTGGACTTGGATCAGCAACACTTGGGTGCAGTACGGCAAGCCAGATCAGATTACCGCGATGCAACCCAAGGTTGGTTACATCCCTCCGCCCATCGGCAACAAGGGATGCCAACTCATGTTCAGCCCAATCAATGGGGCAGGCATCTTCAAGTGGACCAGACAGCCCGCCGCCGCGAAACAATGGTTGGCTTTTCTGTTGCAACCGGAAATGCAAGCGTTGTACTATAAACTTCTCGGACATCTGCCCGTAGTGACCAGTGCCTACGACCTGCCGGATGTCAAAGCGGGCGGCGCTACCAAGTGGTTGCCTTTCGCCAAGTACGGCAAACCATATACGCTCCATCCAGCGACCTCTGAAGTGGCGTTGTTGCTCGGCAAGATCATTCCTTCCATCTATGCCTCCGTTATTGATAAGAATTACAACGACACGACCGTCCAGAAGATCTTGGACGATCTGAACAAAAAAGCCCAGGAATCTATTGACAAGAACCCGCCACCGCCGGGCTTTAGCAACCCGTGGCCCAAGCCAGTGAAGTAG
- a CDS encoding HAMP domain-containing protein yields MSLRTRLILTHLFIILFTLAILGVSLAIILRDYQRQVQLSRLGDAVVPLAFQARAMAQNDVAPRDILTRLQPQAGDVGDVILVTDKGLVLADANYNLTNRTIALTPLERAQAAKGFFWGATQARALNRQLLYAAVAIGQLRGQNVYIALAAPDRGFFNVLDEIGASLLIAGIITLIVSLLAALLLARSIARPISRLTHATEAIARGQYEHRVPIKGGDEIGRLATSFNSMAAQVQSARQMEKDFVANVSHELKTPLTSIQGFAQAILDGAVQDIVGAQRAAQTIYDETGRMARIVGELLTLARLESGQMTLARETINLAEALPNWVARLRPRANSANVTVVTVVDALPPITFDPGRLEQVVTNLVDNAIKYNRPGGSVTVSARVEIEPTVVGSSVFRRRATPPPQKRWVTLVVADTGFGIPAEDLPRLFERFYRGDKARVAGGTGLGLSIAKEIIVAHGGKIAVESQVGQGTTFTAHLPVA; encoded by the coding sequence ATGTCGTTACGCACGCGTCTGATTCTCACGCACCTTTTTATCATCCTCTTCACGCTCGCGATTCTCGGCGTGAGTCTCGCGATTATTTTGCGCGACTATCAACGCCAGGTGCAACTCTCGCGGCTCGGCGACGCGGTCGTGCCGCTCGCGTTTCAGGCGCGGGCGATGGCGCAAAACGATGTTGCGCCGCGCGACATTCTGACGCGCCTCCAGCCGCAAGCCGGCGATGTCGGCGATGTGATCCTCGTCACCGACAAGGGCTTGGTGCTCGCCGACGCCAATTATAACCTGACGAATCGCACCATCGCGTTGACGCCGCTCGAACGCGCCCAAGCCGCGAAAGGATTTTTCTGGGGCGCGACCCAAGCGCGCGCGCTCAATCGCCAACTTCTCTACGCCGCGGTCGCCATCGGACAACTGCGCGGGCAGAATGTTTACATCGCGCTCGCCGCGCCGGATCGCGGATTCTTCAATGTGCTCGACGAAATCGGCGCGAGTCTTTTGATCGCCGGGATCATCACGCTCATCGTGTCGTTGCTCGCCGCGCTGCTCCTCGCGCGTTCGATTGCGCGTCCAATCTCGCGTCTCACGCACGCGACCGAAGCGATTGCGCGCGGGCAGTACGAACACCGCGTGCCGATCAAGGGGGGCGACGAAATTGGACGCTTGGCGACGAGTTTCAATTCGATGGCGGCGCAAGTGCAAAGTGCGCGGCAGATGGAAAAGGATTTTGTCGCGAACGTCTCACACGAATTGAAAACGCCGCTCACTTCGATCCAAGGATTCGCGCAGGCGATTCTCGACGGCGCGGTGCAAGACATCGTCGGCGCGCAACGCGCGGCGCAAACGATTTACGATGAGACCGGGCGGATGGCGCGCATTGTCGGCGAATTGCTCACGCTCGCGCGGCTCGAATCGGGACAGATGACCTTGGCGCGCGAAACGATCAATCTTGCCGAGGCGCTGCCGAACTGGGTCGCGCGATTGCGTCCGCGCGCGAACAGCGCGAACGTGACCGTCGTGACCGTCGTGGACGCGTTGCCGCCGATCACCTTCGACCCAGGTCGTTTGGAGCAAGTCGTCACGAATCTGGTGGACAACGCGATCAAGTACAATCGCCCGGGCGGTTCAGTGACCGTAAGCGCGCGCGTCGAAATCGAGCCGACGGTTGTGGGTAGCAGTGTGTTCCGTCGCCGCGCGACGCCGCCGCCGCAAAAACGCTGGGTCACACTCGTGGTCGCGGACACCGGCTTTGGCATTCCCGCCGAAGACCTGCCGCGCTTGTTCGAGCGTTTTTATCGCGGCGACAAGGCGCGCGTGGCGGGCGGCACCGGGCTGGGTCTATCCATCGCGAAAGAAATCATCGTGGCGCACGGCGGCAAGATCGCAGTCGAAAGCCAGGTCGGGCAAGGCACGACCTTCACGGCGCATTTGCCGGTAGCGTAG
- a CDS encoding trypsin-like peptidase domain-containing protein: MSILSDLSQTLAASVESAGAGIVRVEARPRLPASGIVWSNDGVIVTAHHIVEQDENIGIGLPDGRTATAKLVGRDPTTDLAVLRADAKGLTTRPWVETASLKVGHIVLALGRPGQNVMATLGVVSALGESWRTPAGGKLDAYLQTDVVMYPGFSGGPLVDADGQFAGLNTSALLRGVSITVPTATIRQVVETLLTKGRISRGYLGVGAQPVRLPDALAQQLKQETGLLVVSVEPNGPADKAGLFLGDVIVAVEGAPIRHLDDLLGALSSDRVGAAVRVKIVRGGVTQDKSAVVGERG, translated from the coding sequence ATGTCCATTCTATCAGATTTGTCTCAAACATTGGCAGCGTCCGTCGAATCCGCCGGCGCTGGCATCGTTCGCGTTGAAGCGCGTCCGCGATTGCCGGCAAGCGGCATCGTGTGGTCGAACGACGGGGTGATTGTCACCGCGCATCACATCGTCGAGCAGGACGAAAACATCGGCATCGGTTTGCCGGATGGTCGCACCGCGACGGCGAAACTAGTCGGACGCGACCCGACGACTGATCTCGCGGTTTTGCGCGCGGACGCCAAGGGTTTGACCACGCGACCCTGGGTCGAGACCGCGTCGCTCAAGGTCGGTCACATCGTGCTCGCGCTCGGTCGTCCCGGACAAAACGTGATGGCGACGCTCGGCGTGGTCAGCGCGCTCGGCGAAAGTTGGCGCACGCCCGCCGGCGGCAAGCTCGACGCGTACTTGCAAACGGACGTCGTAATGTATCCCGGTTTTTCCGGCGGACCGCTCGTGGATGCGGACGGACAATTTGCCGGATTGAACACGTCCGCGTTGTTGCGCGGCGTGAGCATCACCGTGCCAACCGCGACGATTCGCCAAGTCGTCGAAACCTTGTTGACCAAGGGACGGATCAGTCGCGGTTATCTCGGCGTCGGCGCGCAACCGGTGCGCTTGCCTGATGCGCTCGCGCAACAGTTGAAGCAAGAAACCGGGTTGCTCGTCGTTTCGGTCGAGCCGAATGGTCCGGCGGACAAAGCAGGGTTGTTTCTCGGCGATGTCATCGTCGCGGTCGAAGGCGCGCCGATTCGTCACCTCGACGATTTGCTCGGCGCGTTGAGTAGCGATCGCGTCGGCGCGGCGGTGCGCGTTAAGATCGTGCGCGGCGGTGTGACTCAGGACAAGTCTGCCGTCGTGGGCGAACGCGGGTAG
- a CDS encoding trypsin-like peptidase domain-containing protein, with amino-acid sequence MANVVTQLNAEMSDAIAGARRSLVEIRNGRGAGSGIVWRSDGLIVTNAHVVAGRHHLNVILPDKREFPARVLALDTQHDLAALAIDARDLPAIELGDARGIQAGEWVMALGHPWGVIGAVTSGIVIGEGAQFPEMPASGREWVVVSLHLRPGHSGGPLLDKQGKLVGINTMITGPDVGVAIPVNVAREFLRRAGLAETIKQHAPRGEYV; translated from the coding sequence ATGGCAAATGTAGTGACGCAGTTGAATGCAGAAATGTCGGATGCCATTGCGGGTGCGCGGCGAAGTCTGGTCGAGATTCGCAATGGCCGCGGCGCGGGGTCGGGGATTGTGTGGCGTTCGGATGGATTGATCGTGACGAACGCGCACGTCGTCGCGGGCAGACATCACTTGAACGTGATTCTGCCGGACAAGCGCGAATTTCCGGCGCGCGTGCTCGCGCTGGATACGCAACACGATCTCGCCGCGCTCGCGATTGACGCGCGCGATCTGCCTGCGATAGAACTGGGCGACGCGCGCGGCATCCAAGCCGGCGAATGGGTGATGGCGCTCGGACATCCCTGGGGCGTGATCGGCGCGGTGACGTCGGGAATTGTGATCGGCGAAGGCGCGCAGTTTCCGGAAATGCCGGCATCGGGACGCGAGTGGGTTGTCGTTAGTTTGCACCTGCGCCCGGGACATTCGGGCGGACCGCTCCTGGACAAGCAGGGCAAACTCGTCGGCATCAACACGATGATTACCGGACCCGACGTGGGCGTGGCGATTCCGGTAAACGTCGCGCGCGAGTTTCTGCGCCGCGCCGGACTCGCGGAAACGATCAAGCAACACGCGCCGCGTGGTGAGTACGTTTGA